In Zingiber officinale cultivar Zhangliang chromosome 1A, Zo_v1.1, whole genome shotgun sequence, a genomic segment contains:
- the LOC121999027 gene encoding WUSCHEL-related homeobox 11-like: MDDQNRPNITTTNCSTLPPAPPLAAAVEQVRTRWTPKPEQILILESIFNSGMVNPPKDETVRIRKLLEKFGAVGDANVFYWFQNRRSRSRRHQRRLQASLAMQQAAAALSGHLSEPPSWTYSLSTSSSGSSCGGGGGPGGLGFFPFSYASSSSSSFMVNLSPNDLFTISHQSGITPFMCSSDHVSKLLYQTGTIPVFIDGVPSEVPRGPIDMKASFGDNVIIVHSSGQILPVDEQGILIQSLQMGESYFLVSYKIYLTGSSLMSSSNLNGVGQYNA; this comes from the exons ATGGATGATCAAAACCGACCAAACATCACCACCACAAACTGCTCCACGCTTCCTCCTGCACCTCCTCTGGCAGCAGCAGTGGAGCAAGTTCGTACCCGATGGACGCCGAAGCCAGAACAAATCCTCATCCTTGAGTCCATCTTCAACAGTGGAATGGTGAATCCTCCCAAGGATGAAACAGTTCGGATCCGTAAGCTACTTGAGAAGTTCGGTGCCGTAGGGGATGCCAACGTCTTCTACTGGTTCCAGAACCGGCGGTCACGGTCCCGTCGTCACCAACGACGTCTACAAGCCAGCCTAGCGATGCAGCAGGCTGCAGCAGCACTCAGCGGCCATCTCAGCGAACCACCCTCATGGACTTATTCTTTAAGCACCTCATCTTCTGGTAGTTCTTGTGGAGGAGGAGGTGGGCCAGGAGGGTTAGGGTTCTTTCCTTTCTCCTacgcctcttcttcttcttcgagctTCATGGTTAACCTAAGCCCCAATGATCTCTTCACGATCTCGCATCAGAGCGGTATTACTCCCTTCATGTGCTCATCTGATCATGTCTCAAAATTGCTATACCAAACTG GGACAATACCAGTGTTTATTGATGGAGTTCCTTCTGAGGTTCCAAGAGGACCAATAGATATGAAAGCATCCTTTGGGGACAATGTGATTATTGTCCATTCCTCTGGACAAATTCTACCTGTCGATGAGCAAGGCATTCTCATTCAGAGCTTGCAGATGGGTGAAAGTTATTTCCTGGTCA GTTACAAGATCTACTTAACAGGCAGCAGTTTGATGTCTTCAAGCAATTTGAATGGGGTTGGTCAGTATAATGCATGA